The window GATGGACATCAGGTAAAAATCTCTTCAATgagacaatcctaacccttccaTCAGCAATGGTCCACACTCAGCTGCAAATAGGCCAAGAAGACTGAATGAGTAGGAGCATTCAATTTGTGAGATATGGGGGCTTGGTCCATCCACAGTGCGGCCCATGATATCAATAGTAGGGATGCAACTCAGGCAGGTTGGGACAGGCTGATCGTCAACCTGACCACAAGAGAACCCAACCCGCAACCCGACCCAGCTTGAATTTCAACCAGAGGTGAAAgcaaacccaacctgaattcctctatactcaacccTAAAATGACCCAAATAGATGTGATTATTCCCGACCCGATCTAACCCAACCTGAATTTGCACGATCTGAACctggagttttccaaccctaacctgacccaaggaccttgacaacccaaaCCGAACTAGGGTTGGGTTAGTCAGGTTTCGAtcaacctgaacccaagttgcagccataACCAACAGCCTAGATCACTGTACCTGGGTTCCAACTCTTACAAACTGAAGATCTAAGGATATAATGCACGTCCTCAGCATGTAATCTTCTTAGACAATGAAGGTAAGAAAAAGAAGTGATAAAGTGTAGTGGATACTTTTAAAAAAGCTGCGAGGAGCTGGGGTGGAAGGTTCTTGCATTATATCAGCTCCCATCTCAGGTGGGACTTTGCAGAATTCTGGAAAACATGATCCAGTTTTCAATATTAATCATGTCATGAAATTGAAGGGAAGAGAATTCAATGCATGTGTATTATATCTTCACGAACCTGATATATCGACCTGATCATCGGATGCCCCGGAAACATTCCTGATGGCCCACTTATCGAAATGATCATACTACCATGAAAAAATACTTAAGATGGCAAAGTTAACAGATTCAAAAGTGAAGTTCAAAAGAAGCGTACATTTCATCAGAATCGATAAAGCAATTTGCAAGCCATCCCTCTGATGATTGATCCAAGCCATCGTTGCCAGAGGTGCATCTATCATCTACCACGGGCACATTATTAGAATCCTCAATCACAGCTATATACCATATGTGAAGGGACTCATGCAAGTGCAATCGCCACTGCTAGCGCGAATGTGACACATGTGTGCAGGATCCAAGCGATTCAGGCAGGACCACCATGTAGTTTCCCTTGCCAAAACAATCAGCCCAATCCCCTCTACTGATGGATCACACACCTATGTTGAATGTGAACtgttggtcaaatttttcaacagTCCATTTCTTTTGTACACGTGATCTGCCCAGATGACCCTATCAGCCTACTTTTGGGCCAGGAATCTGTGTGGTGCAGCCCGCTTGATGAAAGGATTAAATCTCAGTCTGACACATTTGGCACATGTGAGGTTGCACCTGCAAGAGTCCCATCAGAAGGACTCAATTGTAGTGATTGAAGTCAGGAAAATCTGAACTGGGTGGGGACCAACCAGGGAAACTCGGCGCCCACTGCATGTTTTCAGCTAATCCATCTTCCACTAATGACATCTCCCTATCCTGAAACATGGAACGGAAATCATAAGCACGAGATTCTAGGAGGTGTTACAATTGCACGTCAGAATGTGCAATACCCATTTTAGATAGAAATGATTTCCTAAAGAGAGTAACAGGTCACAGACCTTCGATTTCACAAATGCAGATGGGATTTGTTCATCGCAGTTGCAGGGATCAGTAGCTTGAGGATTGAAATGTAGCATGCGTCGCCTCTTTAGTTGTGAAGGCTCTCTACATTCGTCCAAACCCTTGATGTTTTCTGAATAACAATCTTTTCAAATTAAAATACATGTAGGCACAATTTCAAATGAGGAATGCTATTTCCGGAAACCCCATTGCAAGTGCCAAAACCCAAATCCCCCTAACATGCCAACACAGCACACGTCCGGGACCCACAGTCAGACCTCCTCATCAGGTGAGCAACACAAAAATGCCTTTTTCACAAGCCAACGGGGTTCAGACATCGCATTTCAAATCCAAGGAAGAGAAGCTTCACCAAGGGCAGGTGAGGGTCCCACACCACCAAAGAtagttgttatttttgtaaaCTTGGGTGATTGTAGACACAATTTGGTTGTTTGAACTAAAGAAGAGAAAGTGCCAGAAGAAGCTGAATGGACACTGTATTTTGATGGAGCCATGGATGGAGATGGAAACGGCATAGGAGCTGTTGATTTCTCCAGAGCAGACCGCTGGTTTTTTTTTCCTAACGGTCCATTTCTTTGTACATGtgccccacatgataaatggactagccaattttattttattttgctaaAGAAGATACAAAATACCAGAATGAATTATATCGAAGAAAGAATGTATGCTGAAAAATTCATTGGGTGATACCAACAAAACGTTTGTATCTAAATACAGCAATGTACCAGAAAACATCATTCGCATATGTCTGTATAGTCTATATTCCTCAATAAGCATAGCATCAGGATGCATGGGTTGATATGTTCCCAACCAGATATTTTCAACAAAATTCAGAAATAAAGCACAACTTCCACGGTTCTGTTTGGTTCTTATAAGTGACCCAAGGAATCACATTTGCGGAATCTCCCTCCATGATCAAGGGTCTGAACTAGAGAACTCCTTCACAAAGAACCATCGCCTCCTCCTAGAAACTGTTGGAGAACGGCGGAAGCACacggagatgaatcaagcaaagtactaccaatggcacaaccaagtccaaatacAAACACtccgaattttacgtggaaaaacccttgcgggaaaaaaaccacggcacaaagcaacgagTATGcattatgaaagaagaaattacaagagatagagaattaccaattcaaacaagcctcgaatctaccTCACATGCCCTTGAAACActtaggaacgaattagaaagcctagAACTCCTCTATCActtcccaaatcccaattactcccgatatatatatatatatagtatcacaatcagaataggaaacaaatcacgcACTTACTGCGCGCGctcgatggcaccttcgatgggacttcgatggcatcaacgagtaaaacaccaaaacgttccagcAACAAAACAcggatttttccgatggcatcgacCACTGCTCAATGGCATCGACGGACCCTGTggcttacagatttaagacatcaacaacagaaACCAGATCTGCTGAGCCCACacgtgtgtgcaataaagctcatgtacatgccacacatgccaacatggcatgataggtctgaattccaatccatccatcaaaaagGCACCACTAATTGATGccatagcccaagaatcaggttgagtCAGGTgtgccacagtttgcaaaacaaatgtatagctctgaaaaacttggctgaagtttctaACTCATCCACCTATTTCTAACATTGGGGCCCAtatgctgagtggaccagatttatttttaggaaaacatgtacaaggactaacctgatggatggattggatatcatacctatgtgccatgctggcacatttcTGGTGTACATGAGCTTTGTCGCACAAGGTTCACACATAGCAAAGCTACTGAATAGGAATACTCGCGTTTCATGCATAAAGATGGGGTGGTTGGAAATAGCATCCTCATCTCGAATTGCAACTACCAAGCTCGAAGGAGATGATTGAGAAAACCGTACCTCCATATTCAGAAACATGACAATCGAAATCCATACAGGCCTTGACTGGAGTCGTTTCGTCAAGCATATACGAGTAATCTTCTTCATTTTGGTTTACTCCATCCCATAAGCAGGGAGATATGTCTGCTTAAACAAAGGGACCCGCTTCAGATAAGCAACCTTACTCAAGTAGAAGCGTAAAGAAGACTTACTGAGATTGGGATCTCTTTGTAGATAATAATCGTCGCCTTGCCATTCCCACTGTCCGCTACTGTCCATTTCACAAAGAGACACAACAGCAATGCTTATTGAACTGAATACAGAGAGAATGTGTTTGAGTGTCTTTCGACACAAAGGAGAAATGGGAATTGGTGGAATTTACAGCATGATAACATATCACACTGAGCTTGACCATAATTGCTGACATTCTCATTTGTTAGACATGGAACAGCACGTTCATCGGTTGCGTCGGTTTGTGGAAGTGTGATGCTGCAGAAAAATTCCCCATCAACGAATCACAGCCATCCAATTGTGTCCACACACAACCGGAAAGTGCTCCACAATAACGGTGGCTGAGATTTTTTCTTTGATGAGATTTTCAGCCTATCGCCGATCAGCGGCGGATCCCACGTAAGTAACGGTCAGGATAGCCGAATGCTGACCCCGAACGAGAAAAGACCGTTAATTCACAACCAAGCATTGTGTAGTTCCTCTTCAATGATATATAAACGAATTGGATAaaacatatttttttttaaaaaaaaaaaatcataaattcagacccaaaaaaacaaaattacagGCTGTAATAATGACGGGAAAAGTGGGAAAGAAGCAGATCTGATGTTCAAAATGCAGCATAAATCAGATTAAAGGGATAAAACCCAAATGGCATTTGGATCCAAACAgccagaaaaaaaattaaaattaaaaaaacatacacatcatTCTCAAACCCCaaacattgaaaaaataaaaataaaaacccaacACCCAATTtcctttataaaataaaaaaataaaaaaaatcatagccAAACACAAGAATTTTTAATTCCCACcaaaacccaaaaagaaaaatcagaaatttgcATTTAAACTCACttgtaatttacattgttgtCCATGTACTCTGACGTTGTAGTGGGTGTACAAGTCCCAGAATGCAATTTTCTCCTCTTGAatggggagagagggagagtgagagagagagagagagacttctcTGTGTGGACCCTTTTCACTACTACTCTCTCTCCTGTGCGGTTTCTAGGCAGTTTTAATTGAAAAGGAGCTCCTTTTCCGTCTGTCGCGACTCAGAATTTCTATTTGTCGCACACCCTCCGGGGCCCACATGCCGAGATGCCCCGATGATTTTGAGCCCTCCATATTCTATTTATATCCATAGATGATATATTATCCCATTATTatgattcatttataattttaacCCCTTATTTTTTATAGTTGAATctgaaccattgaaaattttctttgtaGATTTCTACATTTATCTAGGTATATGATGGTTACAGTCGTCCTTTTATCATTAGTATGTTTATATTATTGaaaacatggacggttcagatcatgttATCAATCTTCACGTGGGCCCTAGTGGGCGTCGAAATAGTCTGTCTCTTGAATCGCGACGGAGGGAAAACAAACCCATTGAATAATCCGCGACTCCGTGAGAAGAGGGACAGGTTCCGTTGCTTGGGCGGTCTTATTTTATCACTAATCTCCCTTTAATTACTTTATTAATCATTTAAAACCATATttctaatgtggggcccaccatggtgtgtgtataTGGAATCCAACGGTCTAGAATGGTTTAACCTTAATGAAAATAGGATACCCCAATATTCATGCCGGTCCAACTATCAAGTAGTCCACCACGTGAATTTCAAGTTTATTGGGTGGTCCACTgtttgttttctatcatgtggcctaGTTGATGATTTTATCAGAatgatttttggtccatcttgTTTTCAAGATGGGTAGACCCgaatggatgaattggatatCATACACACACCACAACTCCACGACCTATACAGTTTCtgaatgcctgtgtatcaagcataaTGCTCTGCCAGAGTACAATAACTCTTGGTGAAATTATCCAGCGGTCTCAGCTCCTTGTTGAATTGAGACACCTGGTTTACCGAAAAAATATATACTGGGACAGTTGGAGTCTTGGACATGACAATCGATCGATGTTGACCGTCCGGTCCAGCACATAtttaatggcccaccatgaaaatatCAGAAGCACGGATGAGATTATTCTTATCATCAAATTAGTATAGGGAAAAAATGACGGTCCGGATTATTTGTAGAAGAacgcaaaataaaaaaattgaacctGTAAAGATTCAGATTTATCacgcaatcctaaccatcccaacAATGGCTTGGGAATGGACGGCTAAAAAAATAGTGGATGGTCCGGTGGTTGTATGTTTGCATGGCGGCCAATAAGATCTGTGCTCAACCTAATGTATGGTCCGGCTTGActaatacattccatgtgttgTTGGGAAATGATCTACTACTACTCGTTAGCTGCTTAGGGACACTTGGAGAGTTTGATCAATTGATCTGTACCGTCCACTAGAGAGTTTGATCAATTGATTTGTACCGTCCACTAAGTCctattcacacttcattgttTCCCATGCTAAAATTGCACCCATCGCATGATTCCAACCATCCGATAGTGGCATGTAtaatggatggtcatgatttcttGTTCTAAATAGGTCTGATCAACTATTTGAATAATCCATTTGGTGGAGCTCGTTGTGGATTGGTCAATTTGAtctgacaatcctaaccatctgcaTGGTCAGGAAAGTGGATGGCCGTGAGAGACATGACTATATCCAATCAGTGTGGATTTTACGTGGTGGGCCATTAAGCGAGGGGTGGACCTAataaacggtccagatcgatTAATTGAGCTGCCCAAGAACCCTTGTCCATGTAGGAGCACCGGATGATTTCCATGACCTGGAAACTTGAAAAGGGGTGACTCTTTGATCCCACTCACTCTCGCAGGCCACATGCTCCCCACGGGCCAATGTGGcgtgtgatctggaccgttcaacaGGCTATGATTAAAAAATCAGACTAATCCTGTCATCAGATGTCCTACtattgcaagagagagagagaaagagagagagagagagagagagagagagatcgaacgAACCACGTTCAATGTGTACGTGTCGCCTGCCCTGTGATCGAAGTGGTTTATTTTGAGCAATCTATCGGACCCTGTGAGGCCCACattatgaacggcctggatctcacTTCACGTGCTCTGCTGGCACGCAACGGTATCCTGCCAAACCAACCAAATGATACAACTACCATCGTACTGTGGCAAAAGACCAGAGACCATATAGAAGTTGGCTGATGGATACATGATGTGGACCTTTCATTTGGTGCGCCCGGATGAGCTCCAAAGATAAATACCTATCAATGCTTGCAAATGATAAATGATACTGTTTATCTTTTGCCAAACGAAAAACGCTCCCTTGACTTTCGTAGGCAGTGGGGGCCCGTGAATTCCGGTGATGTGGACGCAAGGACTTTATGTCgatgagatccagaccgtccatcaagtgaTTTGTTCAGTGTTTGGACTGTagcctaaaaatcaggaagattcaACATTCAGGTTGGGTACACCATTGTGAAAGGTTGAGATGggaaatcccaccattaaaaatcgtCCAAATTACGTGTACGATCAAAAAGtcatgtttatatgcaatccaatccactcatcttaTTACTAACTACCCCAGGATGAATGGATCATCTTCCAAAACTCATACAGTACATCGGAGACTTTAAAGATTTTCAGGGATGATATTAGGGCTGTTTGGCACAACGGATTCAACCGAGTTAGTATGTATTTACCGTGAATCGTGTACGGCTCTGCAGCATTTGTAGTAGTTGGGTTAATCCCGCCTCGACTATCGACTATCTTGCGAATGGACGGTTGAGTAGAAGAAAGGGATATCATCCGATACGCTGGTAGCTTCCGTCGAGAAATCAAATCATTCCCAATCTAACAGCCCACCGCCTTCAATTTCTCCATTTCCGTACGTCATGATCGAAAGAAAGGTTTGTGTCTGTAGGAGATTTATTATCCGGAATGGTAGATCACTCTCAGCCTGAGAAGGACAAGCAATGCACAAAAATGCTCATCTTCAaaagggtttttgggttagagaGTGGATGTTCTTGAGGGTAGAACATTTCAACCTCCTTAGAGAGAGCTAGATTTCTGTAGATTTACGTTGCTGTATTGCCCCTAACCATTGATTTATGATGTTGTTGTGTCTGATTTCCTCGCCTTGAAATTGTCTCATGCCCGTTGATTTTCGTTGTCGGATTATACGATTTCCGATGATTTTTGTTGCCAGAAAAACTATTTTCCCAGGATTTCCGTTGCTGAGATGTCTGATTGCCATTGATCTCCTTTGCTTGATTGCCCCTTTACATTAATTTCCGTTGCCGAATTGTTTGATTTTTGTTgatttctagagagagagagagagagagagagagagagagagagagcctgttttagaaaaacggatggacggtgtggatttttcacaaagaTCATGGTCACAAGAAATTTGCGTCCCAGAAAGCGTGATTGTTGTGATCCATCGGGCGgtgatttcatcaccaaacccaGTTTGTGCGGTAGTCAACGTGCTTACTCTCGATCCTGAATACAGATGAGATCACTTGCAGGATTAATTCGCTGCCTGCCTTTGCATGCAAATACGGTGATGTATCCGGTGATGTATCCGGTCTATCCCTAGACAATACTATGTTATGTGCATTAAATGTAAATAAGTAATTCAATCCACCCTAATACTTTTTTATCCCTTGTGCCAAACTAACTTTCATTGTACTCAATTTTAAAAACACTGGTTCAAATATGGGGGCCCACCTGACAAAGAATGATGGGTCCGATGTATATTTGTCTACTGAGCTGTCATCTAGCCTAACTTTAGTCAATTGTATACTTATACACTGTTATAATTTTTAggtatttcaaaataaataaaaataatttgaaaagtttcttttaaattttcaaaaaacaacAAAAGGATTTTGTCTTAAAGTGGTGTGAGTTTAGTATCATGTCGGATAGACATGAAGAATATTTTGATTTTATAAGAAAAATATTTTGCATAAGACTTGGGGTGTTTTCATGAGACATGTGAATTTGGTTGTTTTGGTATATATGCCATTAGCTACAATTTATGTCATGAACCATGAATGCATACCAAGGCAGGCTATGGGCATGATGTGTTGCAATGTAGTGTGCATGCATATACTTGTAAGTCTAAATGTTTTTTgttgcattttgaaattttgttttgtTATGGTTGGCCATGATTGTTAATAGGAGTGTGTACACACCCATTTGAGGCAACCTTGGAAGTCTATATAAAGGACTCCTCTAATTCTAAATTTATAATCAATTCAATCtcttaattctctctctctcacacacatcaAATCTCTGCAACGATTTCTTTTTTATTCATCTGGTTCAATCTTTAGGTTAGATATATAGTGACGGTTCGGGACTTCTTATATCAAGTGCATTAGTTTGACTAGACAATATTAGAGTTATCTTGAAGATTAATTGTCCAGTATTCCTGTTGTATTAGAGACATCGTTCAAAGGAGGATAAATCAATTTCAAACCAAGCGACTTTCATCGTGCCTCAAATCAAATAAGTTTTCTAAATTTCTCCTTATTTAAATttctaattttgttttatttttttataattaattttaattctgaattttcataattacttatttacagcTCTAAAATTCCTACACACAGTAACAAGATTAGCACGGCCTCGCTCTCTCTCAAGGTTTCAAATCATTCAAGGCACCTATTTTAAGTCCCCCTAAAACACATCAACATCTTATACATTAATTCTATTTCATTCATCATATTTGTCCTCATTTCCATGACCTATggcaaaaatcaacctaatccacaACTCAAGTAGACAACACCATACTATGGTGTATATCTTTCATTAAACTTATTAACTAGGTTGAAACTAATACAAAGGTAAGCAAAACACACCACACAAAGCTGAAAGTTTTACTTTATGCCCGCTATTGTAACCCATCATGTTAGCAGTTGCGAACAATGATCATCAGATATGTATTATTCATCTAACCAATACTTCCACAGGTCaattaaataattttatataGAGCTTTATGTAAATCCTAATTCATTTAGAATAATATATATCCTAGTGTTAGAGAGAGTTGCCATTGTATTGATAGttatttcttcatttttatcCTTGAGTATAGTGGTTCAATATGAATCTATGGAcatatagaaagaaaaaaattatataaatctcTTAATTATGGTTTGCATCTTTTCcctccttttttctcttttctttgtttttcattcttttttattatttcaaTACTACTGTACGCATGGTTGAGAAGATATCCTTACTCGAATacatcaaaaaattcaaaatgattTTTTGCATGCAAAAATATGCAACAATGATAATAGCTAGTGCAATTGTTTAACAGGTGATTGTTATGATGCAGATCGTAACGGCACCTGTAACTTCATCATActcaaattttttaaaagaaaattataaaaaaataaaaataaaaacttgaaaAAAATACTAACAATCTAAAATATGTATGATTGTTTTTTTAATGTGTACTTATGGTGCAATGGATCATTCTTCGAGTAGCCTAATACTATTAGCTGAAGATTGACtttaaaataataaaactattatatttaagtttttaaatATCATGCATAACACGATAATAAATAATTATGTTTTAACTTTGAATACAAATcaagcattttattttttttacacactgcAATGGACTCAcacagtaggatttcaccacctatggatactcacaCTGCCACAGACTCACACAATaggatttcactacctatggatactctgaacccttgacctggtgttgaaacccCCGGGAGTCTatcacctgagcaagagtaagaatccaaacacaaatcaagcatgatttgggaGATtaatttgttttatatatataggataaattgaaaattaaaaatcgAAAAGAAAAAATAGTTTACTTTTCTTAATATTTTCCAACCTGGCTCATTTCCACTTTGATTTATCAAATTCTACTCAATTTTATATTATAACCCTCAAAACAATCTTGCATTTATTTAAAATTAGTTTTAGATTCCTTTTAAGattgaaatgaataaaaaaatgtaaaaaaataaaaataaaaataaaaataaaga is drawn from Magnolia sinica isolate HGM2019 chromosome 5, MsV1, whole genome shotgun sequence and contains these coding sequences:
- the LOC131246836 gene encoding protein XRI1-like isoform X1, with the protein product MDNNVNYNSGQWEWQGDDYYLQRDPNLNISPCLWDGVNQNEEDYSYMLDETTPVKACMDFDCHVSEYGENIKGLDECREPSQLKRRRMLHFNPQATDPCNCDEQIPSAFVKSKDREMSLVEDGLAENMQWAPSFPDDRCTSGNDGLDQSSEGWLANCFIDSDEMNVSGASDDQVDISEFCKVPPEMGADIMQEPSTPAPRSFFKIISGRKSCMPAPTKLATSVAYPFALIKPCGVEGDVTLKDINQRIRIPPPSESKDKNDEDPACSYPTSAFSGKPVVVKTKIRTEGGKGSITIMRTKG
- the LOC131246836 gene encoding protein XRI1-like isoform X2, which translates into the protein MDNNVNYNGQWEWQGDDYYLQRDPNLNISPCLWDGVNQNEEDYSYMLDETTPVKACMDFDCHVSEYGENIKGLDECREPSQLKRRRMLHFNPQATDPCNCDEQIPSAFVKSKDREMSLVEDGLAENMQWAPSFPDDRCTSGNDGLDQSSEGWLANCFIDSDEMNVSGASDDQVDISEFCKVPPEMGADIMQEPSTPAPRSFFKIISGRKSCMPAPTKLATSVAYPFALIKPCGVEGDVTLKDINQRIRIPPPSESKDKNDEDPACSYPTSAFSGKPVVVKTKIRTEGGKGSITIMRTKG